From the genome of Gracilibacillus salitolerans, one region includes:
- a CDS encoding YheC/YheD family protein, whose product MFQINSFFNFKRSKPKQYVGCVRNPKKPNEFHKLLAKACAHYGLTMIYYTPKDVDMEQHQVTGKILVNDKWITEITNVPVFNDLATLCFRHKEVTNYLRQMSTISNDLIGTKTKQYRLVRDGEQFKDIVIPYITTNQPESIMTFLSKHPMVILKPSRGMRGEHIYKVTVLDDGRYHLIHETDEETLTHDEIFQFLYGLVSKKKYICQKYIETVDENGKPFDVRIRLEKNVYGKWETVVNLVRIAGKQKIVSNVAQGGYVAELSSFLQVNYPDNWKAIEKKIIQIGDGLPGHIEELTGKHLSSLGIDIGIDPNGNTYLFEINTSPGTEFAIGEIALIKSGYYYYKMNEINNANKKTQSM is encoded by the coding sequence ATGTTTCAGATTAATTCGTTTTTTAATTTTAAAAGAAGTAAACCGAAACAATATGTCGGCTGTGTTAGAAATCCAAAAAAACCAAATGAATTTCATAAATTGTTAGCGAAAGCTTGTGCCCATTATGGGTTAACAATGATTTATTACACGCCAAAAGACGTAGATATGGAACAACATCAGGTAACCGGAAAAATACTCGTTAATGACAAGTGGATAACAGAAATTACTAATGTTCCAGTGTTTAATGATTTAGCCACGCTATGCTTCAGGCATAAAGAAGTCACCAACTATTTACGTCAGATGAGTACGATATCGAATGACCTGATTGGAACGAAGACAAAGCAGTATAGACTGGTTAGAGATGGTGAACAATTCAAAGATATTGTGATTCCATACATTACAACAAATCAACCGGAGAGTATCATGACATTCTTATCCAAACATCCTATGGTAATTTTAAAACCGAGTAGAGGGATGAGAGGTGAGCATATTTATAAAGTTACTGTATTAGATGATGGACGTTATCATCTGATTCATGAGACAGATGAAGAAACGCTCACTCATGATGAAATTTTCCAATTTCTATACGGTCTAGTTTCCAAGAAGAAATATATTTGCCAGAAATATATTGAAACAGTGGATGAAAACGGGAAACCTTTTGATGTTCGCATTCGTCTAGAGAAAAATGTTTACGGCAAATGGGAAACAGTGGTTAATTTAGTTCGAATTGCAGGTAAGCAGAAAATCGTATCTAATGTAGCTCAAGGTGGTTATGTAGCAGAGTTAAGTTCATTTCTGCAAGTGAATTATCCTGATAACTGGAAAGCAATTGAAAAAAAGATTATCCAAATTGGAGATGGACTTCCTGGTCATATTGAGGAATTGACAGGAAAACACTTAAGTTCACTAGGAATTGATATCGGAATTGATCCAAATGGTAACACTTATTTATTCGAGATTAATACTTCCCCTGGTACTGAGTTTGCCATAGGTGAGATTGCCTTGATTAAGTCCGGGTATTATTATTACAAAATGAATGAAATCAATAATGCTAATAAAAAAACACAATCTATGTAA
- a CDS encoding zinc-dependent alcohol dehydrogenase produces the protein MKAVTYQGKYSIAVKDVSFPDIQQPEDVIVRITSTAICGSDLHLYQGNFPLPIGYQIGHEPMGIVEEVGPDVTKVKKGDRVVIPFTIACGKCPYCESHHESQCDNANPHYDSGGYLGYSEKFGNYPGGQAEYLRVPYGNYTPFLVPEDCELDDSSLLFLSDVLPTARWSVENAGVKEGDTVIVLGCGPVGLMTQQFAWQKGAERVIAVDYISYRLEHAKKHHHTEVFNFTEYDDMGETLKEVTKGGADVVIDCVGMDGKKSPLEFVEQKLKLQGGTLGPIQIATKAVKKCGTYQITGVYGGNYNVFPLGAFFSRNVQLKMGQAHARTLMEPIYQQIVNGEIDPTTMITHDLSLDEAAHGYKIFNQKEDNCIKVVLNP, from the coding sequence ATGAAGGCTGTTACATACCAAGGGAAATATTCAATTGCAGTAAAGGATGTATCTTTTCCAGATATCCAGCAACCAGAAGATGTCATTGTCAGAATTACGTCGACAGCGATATGTGGTTCTGATTTACACTTATATCAAGGAAATTTCCCTCTTCCTATTGGTTATCAAATTGGCCATGAACCGATGGGGATTGTCGAAGAGGTAGGTCCTGACGTGACAAAAGTTAAAAAAGGAGATCGTGTCGTTATTCCTTTTACCATTGCCTGCGGAAAATGTCCTTATTGTGAATCTCATCATGAAAGTCAATGTGATAACGCTAATCCGCACTATGATTCCGGAGGATATTTAGGCTACTCTGAAAAGTTTGGTAATTATCCGGGAGGACAAGCAGAATATTTACGTGTACCTTATGGTAATTACACACCTTTCTTAGTTCCGGAAGATTGTGAATTAGATGACTCCTCCCTTTTATTTTTATCAGATGTTCTGCCGACCGCTCGTTGGAGTGTGGAAAATGCCGGTGTAAAAGAAGGGGACACCGTAATTGTTCTTGGATGCGGTCCAGTTGGACTGATGACACAGCAATTCGCCTGGCAAAAAGGGGCAGAACGTGTCATTGCGGTAGATTATATCTCCTACCGGTTAGAGCATGCCAAGAAACACCATCATACAGAAGTATTCAATTTTACAGAGTATGATGATATGGGTGAAACATTAAAAGAAGTGACAAAAGGTGGTGCCGATGTTGTAATTGATTGTGTCGGTATGGATGGTAAAAAATCTCCTTTAGAGTTTGTCGAGCAAAAATTAAAACTCCAAGGAGGTACGCTTGGACCGATTCAGATCGCGACAAAAGCAGTAAAGAAATGTGGAACCTATCAAATTACCGGAGTTTATGGAGGTAATTACAACGTCTTCCCTTTAGGAGCATTTTTTTCAAGGAATGTGCAACTGAAAATGGGTCAAGCTCACGCCAGAACTTTAATGGAGCCTATCTATCAGCAAATTGTCAACGGTGAGATTGATCCAACAACCATGATAACACACGATTTGTCCTTAGACGAAGCTGCTCACGGCTACAAAATCTTTAATCAAAAAGAAGATAACTGTATAAAAGTTGTTCTAAATCCATAA
- a CDS encoding alpha-L-rhamnosidase C-terminal domain-containing protein, with amino-acid sequence MLGIKIKEPGCRVIEIRPTLGDLEWVEGSFPTPYGTLTVKHEK; translated from the coding sequence ATATTAGGGATCAAGATTAAAGAACCAGGTTGTAGAGTTATTGAAATAAGACCGACATTAGGAGATCTTGAATGGGTGGAAGGTTCCTTTCCGACACCATATGGTACGCTAACAGTAAAACATGAAAAATGA
- a CDS encoding type 1 glutamine amidotransferase domain-containing protein: MSKRVLMVVTNHTTITDDHKTGLWLEEFAVPYLVFKEKGYDVTVTSIEGGEVSLDPNSIEDKPEWKEAEAELKTTEKLTKEHANGYVAVFLPGGHGTMFDFPDNETLQYILQQFAEEGGVIGSVCHGPAGIVNVTYKDGTPLVKGKKVTAFTDSEEMEMQLDQHMPFLLESKIREKGADFQKDENWSDFSVRDGNLVTGQNPQSSRSTAEKVMEALEA; this comes from the coding sequence ATGTCAAAGCGTGTCTTAATGGTAGTTACAAACCACACTACAATTACAGATGATCATAAAACGGGCCTTTGGCTGGAAGAGTTTGCTGTGCCCTATTTAGTATTTAAAGAAAAAGGTTATGATGTCACAGTAACAAGTATTGAAGGCGGAGAAGTATCGTTAGACCCGAACAGTATAGAAGATAAGCCAGAATGGAAAGAAGCAGAGGCTGAATTAAAAACAACCGAGAAATTAACTAAAGAACATGCCAATGGTTACGTTGCAGTATTCCTACCTGGTGGTCACGGCACGATGTTCGACTTTCCAGATAATGAAACATTGCAATATATTCTACAACAATTTGCTGAAGAAGGTGGTGTTATCGGTTCTGTATGCCACGGTCCAGCTGGAATTGTTAATGTTACTTATAAAGATGGTACACCTTTAGTAAAAGGGAAAAAAGTTACAGCTTTTACCGACAGTGAAGAAATGGAAATGCAATTAGACCAACATATGCCTTTCTTATTAGAAAGTAAAATTCGTGAAAAAGGAGCGGATTTCCAAAAAGATGAAAACTGGTCTGACTTTTCCGTTCGTGACGGAAACTTAGTTACAGGTCAAAACCCACAATCAAGTCGCAGTACCGCTGAAAAAGTAATGGAAGCATTGGAAGCATAA
- a CDS encoding nuclease-related domain-containing protein, whose product MLSSIDQKRYQRLKCGYDGELLFDTFVQAQHTSFYVLHDLQLMFNDRFCQIDSVLLANNTMYIFEVKNYAGEYYFDHDALCMGDQVEIENPINQRNGTESLVRSFLQFHGYDIVVKAYIIFINPQCTVFHTPVDKQLLFYSNLKRFLLKLATNSHITQLDTQFSELLQASHNITHSYQQIPNYQCQELQKGVTCQHCGSFSFKITYSQVQCQECQQTEVVQCTILRHIEEFCFLFPFEKLTTKTIYEWCDGRIAVKRSSRITQVFSQEK is encoded by the coding sequence GTGTTATCAAGCATAGACCAGAAAAGGTATCAAAGACTAAAATGTGGATATGACGGCGAATTATTATTCGATACTTTTGTACAAGCTCAACATACTTCATTCTATGTGCTCCATGATTTGCAATTGATGTTTAATGATAGGTTTTGTCAGATTGATTCCGTTCTATTGGCGAATAATACAATGTATATATTCGAAGTGAAAAATTATGCCGGCGAGTATTATTTTGACCATGACGCACTATGCATGGGTGATCAAGTAGAAATTGAAAACCCCATTAATCAACGTAATGGAACAGAATCACTGGTTCGAAGTTTTTTACAATTTCATGGATATGACATAGTGGTTAAAGCGTATATTATTTTTATCAATCCTCAGTGTACCGTCTTTCACACCCCCGTGGATAAGCAATTATTATTCTATTCTAACCTTAAGCGATTCCTTTTAAAATTGGCAACCAATTCTCATATTACTCAACTAGACACCCAATTTTCAGAACTTCTACAAGCTTCACATAACATCACACATTCCTACCAACAAATACCCAATTATCAATGTCAAGAATTACAAAAAGGTGTTACGTGTCAGCATTGTGGCAGTTTCTCCTTTAAGATAACTTATAGTCAAGTACAGTGTCAAGAATGCCAACAAACGGAAGTGGTACAGTGCACTATCTTAAGACATATAGAAGAATTCTGTTTCTTGTTTCCATTTGAAAAGCTTACAACTAAAACAATATATGAATGGTGTGACGGACGAATTGCCGTAAAACGTTCTTCGCGTATTACACAAGTATTTTCACAAGAAAAGTGA
- a CDS encoding class I SAM-dependent DNA methyltransferase, protein MVYSKLAYIYDVLMDDAPYDQWQTFVEHFGNQGKMLDLGCGTGRLSHLFSNVGFSVTGVDFSEDMLAYAQANTTGVQYIQQDIRELEGLTGFDVVISLCDVINYITSVSDLEKVFANVRKTLADSGLFIFDVHSLKHFEENMAGQTFAEIYDDISYVWFCEQGEETGSVEHDLTFFLLNEETGQYERFDEQHSQRTFGVETYKELLKKVGFQSVAIHVDFSIEESSEPEESQRIFFICKR, encoded by the coding sequence ATGGTATATTCCAAATTAGCATATATTTATGATGTATTGATGGATGATGCCCCTTATGATCAGTGGCAAACATTCGTCGAACACTTTGGTAATCAAGGCAAGATGCTCGATCTCGGCTGTGGGACTGGTAGATTAAGCCATCTTTTTTCCAATGTAGGATTCTCAGTAACCGGTGTTGATTTTTCTGAAGATATGCTTGCTTATGCCCAAGCTAATACAACCGGTGTCCAGTATATTCAACAAGACATCCGTGAATTGGAAGGATTGACTGGATTTGATGTAGTAATCAGCCTATGTGATGTGATTAACTATATCACATCTGTAAGTGACTTAGAAAAAGTTTTTGCAAACGTCAGGAAAACTCTTGCGGACAGCGGACTATTTATATTCGATGTCCATAGTTTAAAGCATTTTGAAGAGAATATGGCAGGACAAACATTTGCTGAGATCTATGATGATATCTCATATGTCTGGTTTTGTGAACAAGGAGAAGAAACAGGAAGTGTCGAGCACGATCTTACCTTTTTCCTCTTGAACGAAGAAACAGGTCAATACGAGCGCTTCGACGAACAACACAGCCAGCGGACTTTTGGTGTTGAAACATACAAGGAACTTCTTAAAAAAGTAGGGTTTCAATCGGTCGCGATCCATGTGGATTTTTCAATCGAAGAATCAAGCGAGCCCGAAGAGAGTCAGCGCATCTTTTTTATATGTAAGAGATAA
- the rsfS gene encoding ribosome silencing factor: MESKQLVELVAKACDDKRAEDIVLLDMKNVSLIADYFLICEGTNERQVQAIAREVKDIAEEQNIDVKRMEGFDQARWVLVDLGDLVCHVFHRDERGYYNIEKLWGDAPQLEVKL; this comes from the coding sequence ATGGAAAGTAAACAATTAGTCGAATTAGTAGCAAAAGCGTGTGATGACAAGCGAGCAGAGGATATCGTCTTATTAGACATGAAGAATGTTTCATTAATTGCTGATTATTTTCTAATCTGTGAGGGAACGAATGAACGTCAAGTCCAAGCTATCGCACGTGAAGTGAAAGATATTGCAGAAGAGCAAAATATTGATGTGAAACGGATGGAAGGATTCGATCAAGCAAGGTGGGTATTAGTCGACTTAGGAGATCTTGTTTGTCACGTTTTCCACCGCGATGAACGTGGGTATTATAACATAGAGAAACTGTGGGGAGATGCTCCTCAGCTAGAAGTGAAATTATAA
- the yqeK gene encoding bis(5'-nucleosyl)-tetraphosphatase (symmetrical) YqeK codes for MERNEGLKIVEKQLTKKRYEHTVRVMETALELAKHYHVDEKKVEIAAIFHDYAKYRHPEEMKRWIIQEKLPHDLLNYHQELWHGPVGSKMIEREVGIRDPEIQSAIYWHTTGKRYMTLMDKVIFIADYIEPGRDFPGVEEVRSIVFADIDQACWMAARNTICFLMSKNQPVYPDTFQLYNEKIGRNMNGK; via the coding sequence ATGGAACGAAATGAAGGACTAAAAATAGTAGAAAAACAACTTACGAAAAAAAGGTACGAGCACACTGTACGTGTAATGGAAACGGCACTAGAATTAGCCAAACATTATCATGTCGACGAAAAAAAAGTAGAGATCGCCGCTATTTTCCATGACTATGCCAAGTATCGTCATCCGGAGGAAATGAAGAGATGGATTATCCAAGAAAAATTGCCACATGATCTATTGAATTACCATCAGGAACTGTGGCACGGTCCTGTTGGTTCCAAGATGATTGAACGGGAAGTTGGTATTCGCGATCCGGAAATACAAAGTGCAATTTATTGGCATACTACAGGTAAACGATATATGACACTTATGGACAAAGTGATCTTTATTGCAGATTATATTGAACCAGGGCGAGATTTTCCTGGTGTTGAAGAAGTGAGGTCAATCGTTTTTGCTGATATTGATCAGGCGTGCTGGATGGCAGCGCGTAATACGATTTGTTTTTTGATGAGTAAAAACCAACCGGTTTATCCAGATACATTTCAATTATATAATGAAAAAATAGGGAGGAACATGAATGGAAAGTAA
- a CDS encoding nicotinate-nucleotide adenylyltransferase, protein MKRIGLFGGTFDPPHYGHLLMAEQAYQQLALDEVWFIPSYQPPHKAEAKTTAKDRVEMTRAAVHDHPAFHVDTIEVEREGKSYTLNTIQTLREQYPAYQFYFIIGGDMVEYLPKWHRIEDLIASITFVGVDRPGSSMETPYPVEKVEMPLISISSTMIRGRISEGQSIRYLTTPEVIAIINKFELYS, encoded by the coding sequence TTGAAACGAATCGGTTTGTTTGGTGGTACGTTTGATCCGCCTCATTACGGACATTTGCTAATGGCGGAGCAAGCCTATCAGCAATTAGCGCTTGATGAGGTCTGGTTCATTCCTTCCTATCAGCCACCACATAAAGCAGAGGCCAAAACAACAGCAAAAGACCGCGTCGAAATGACGAGAGCTGCTGTCCATGACCACCCTGCTTTTCATGTCGATACGATAGAAGTGGAACGGGAAGGAAAATCCTATACGTTAAATACGATTCAAACATTGAGAGAACAATACCCGGCATACCAGTTTTATTTTATAATTGGTGGTGACATGGTCGAATATTTACCAAAGTGGCACCGGATTGAAGATTTGATTGCATCAATCACCTTTGTTGGTGTTGATCGCCCAGGCTCTTCAATGGAAACACCATATCCTGTAGAAAAAGTAGAAATGCCGTTAATATCGATTTCTTCGACTATGATTAGGGGACGCATCAGTGAAGGGCAATCGATCCGATATTTAACGACACCAGAAGTCATAGCAATTATTAATAAATTCGAGTTATATTCATAA
- the yhbY gene encoding ribosome assembly RNA-binding protein YhbY, translating into MKLTGKQKRFLRAEAHHLNPIFQVGKDGVNDNMIKQIGEALEKRELIKVSVLQNCMEDKEDVAEAIAEGVKAVIVQIIGNTIVLYKESVDNKNITLP; encoded by the coding sequence TTGAAACTAACAGGAAAACAGAAGCGCTTTTTACGCGCAGAAGCACACCATTTAAACCCGATCTTCCAAGTAGGCAAAGATGGTGTCAATGACAACATGATTAAACAAATCGGTGAAGCGTTGGAGAAACGTGAATTAATTAAAGTCTCCGTTTTGCAAAACTGCATGGAAGATAAAGAAGATGTAGCAGAAGCGATTGCAGAAGGTGTCAAAGCTGTTATTGTACAAATCATCGGTAATACGATCGTCTTATATAAAGAATCAGTAGATAATAAAAATATAACTTTACCATAA
- the aroE gene encoding shikimate dehydrogenase → MAYKLGLIGHPIGHSLSPWIHQQFLDLAELDGEYKLYKGDHEALPGVLKHLKEIGIDGFNVTVPYKQVIVDYLDEIDKDAEILRAVNTVVNIDGKWKGYSTDGEGYVRSLKEPYPNLLNSETSVLLLGAGGAARGIYRALMGQGVDTIDLANRSQDKAKDLMSLRLGEVKSNVLSYQQAEEQLAKYDLIVQTTSVGMKPYIDDQVIQLDHISKDAVVSDIVYQPITTQLLHDASERGANIHHGHAMLLYQGQLAFEKWTENNLDVAHLVDKLENKLRGE, encoded by the coding sequence ATGGCATATAAACTTGGATTAATCGGTCATCCAATAGGGCATTCCTTATCACCATGGATTCATCAACAATTTTTGGATTTGGCTGAGCTAGATGGGGAATATAAATTATATAAAGGAGACCATGAAGCGCTGCCTGGAGTATTAAAGCACTTAAAAGAAATCGGAATCGATGGTTTTAATGTGACGGTTCCATATAAACAGGTGATAGTAGATTATTTGGATGAAATCGATAAGGATGCAGAGATTCTCCGTGCAGTAAATACGGTCGTTAATATCGATGGAAAGTGGAAAGGATATAGTACAGATGGAGAAGGATATGTTCGCTCATTAAAGGAGCCATATCCTAACCTTTTAAATAGTGAGACATCTGTGTTATTATTAGGTGCTGGTGGAGCGGCACGTGGTATTTACCGGGCGTTAATGGGGCAAGGGGTAGACACAATTGATCTTGCCAATCGTTCTCAAGATAAAGCGAAAGACCTTATGTCATTACGCCTTGGTGAAGTGAAATCTAACGTGTTAAGCTATCAGCAAGCAGAGGAACAGCTTGCGAAATATGATTTAATTGTACAGACAACATCTGTCGGAATGAAACCGTATATAGACGATCAAGTCATTCAACTGGATCATATTAGTAAAGATGCGGTGGTAAGTGATATCGTCTATCAACCAATCACAACACAATTGTTGCATGATGCAAGTGAGCGCGGTGCCAATATTCATCATGGGCATGCGATGTTGTTATATCAAGGACAATTAGCTTTTGAAAAGTGGACAGAAAACAATCTCGATGTCGCACATTTAGTTGATAAATTGGAAAATAAATTAAGAGGTGAATAA
- the yqeH gene encoding ribosome biogenesis GTPase YqeH: MEKILCEGCGAEIQTEDKTQSGYVPKSALENKQIICQRCFRLKHYNEVQDVEYTDDDYLRMINQISGTNSLVVKIVDIFDFNGSFISGLQRLTGNNPIILIGNKVDLLPKSTNKNKLIQWMKKTASDNGLKVQEVFLVSAAKGQGFDKVEEEVEERRNGKDVYVVGCTNVGKSTFINQLIKRSSGITDAITTSYFPGTTLGFIQIPLDGESYMYDTPGVVNRSQLVHYVTDKDLKLITPKKEIKPKGYQLQDKQTLFFGGFARIDFEKGLKQSFVCYFSNQLMIHRTKLEQADEFYKKHVGDLLQPPSSETLEQLPPLVKQTVKIPREKTDIVIPGLGWITVPDGGITVSIHVPKDVQFSLRPALI, translated from the coding sequence ATGGAAAAAATATTATGTGAAGGCTGTGGAGCCGAAATTCAAACGGAAGATAAAACTCAGTCAGGATATGTACCAAAGAGTGCATTGGAAAATAAACAAATCATTTGTCAACGTTGCTTTCGTTTGAAGCATTATAATGAAGTACAAGATGTGGAATATACGGATGATGATTATTTACGAATGATTAATCAAATTAGTGGTACGAATAGTTTAGTTGTTAAAATTGTCGATATATTCGATTTTAATGGTAGCTTTATTTCTGGCTTACAGCGGCTGACCGGTAATAATCCGATTATTCTGATTGGGAACAAGGTGGATCTATTACCGAAATCGACAAATAAAAACAAATTAATTCAATGGATGAAAAAAACAGCGAGCGATAATGGCTTGAAAGTGCAGGAAGTATTTCTTGTTTCAGCTGCAAAAGGACAAGGCTTTGACAAGGTTGAAGAGGAAGTGGAAGAAAGAAGAAACGGAAAAGATGTCTATGTGGTAGGTTGCACCAATGTTGGTAAATCAACCTTTATTAATCAATTGATCAAACGATCCAGTGGCATTACAGATGCGATCACTACCTCGTACTTTCCAGGCACCACATTAGGATTTATTCAAATTCCTTTGGATGGGGAATCTTACATGTACGATACACCTGGTGTGGTAAATCGCTCTCAACTTGTCCATTATGTCACGGATAAAGACTTAAAATTGATTACACCAAAAAAGGAAATTAAGCCAAAGGGGTATCAACTTCAGGACAAACAAACGCTCTTTTTTGGAGGTTTTGCCCGGATTGACTTTGAAAAAGGACTTAAACAATCATTTGTTTGTTATTTCTCGAATCAACTGATGATTCACCGTACGAAACTAGAACAGGCAGATGAGTTTTATAAGAAGCATGTAGGAGATTTGTTACAGCCGCCAAGTTCGGAAACACTGGAACAGCTCCCGCCGTTAGTGAAACAAACGGTGAAAATCCCAAGGGAAAAAACAGATATCGTCATACCAGGTCTTGGTTGGATTACTGTACCAGATGGCGGAATAACAGTTTCGATTCATGTTCCGAAAGACGTTCAATTTTCATTAAGACCTGCTTTAATATAA
- a CDS encoding YqeG family HAD IIIA-type phosphatase: MLKKFLPNEHVQRVLDITPAKLRDMGIKGVITDLDNTLVAWDVKDATPEVIEWFKEMKTNDIKITIISNNEEERVSVFSEPLEAPFVFSARKPLVRAFNQTAKKMGLKKEEIVVIGDQLLTDVLGGNFAGFHTILVVPIVETDGKITRFNRMIERRILNWMRRKGMITWEEK; the protein is encoded by the coding sequence TTGCTAAAAAAATTTTTGCCAAACGAACATGTACAACGTGTTTTGGATATAACCCCAGCGAAACTTCGTGATATGGGGATTAAAGGTGTGATCACTGATCTAGATAATACTTTAGTAGCTTGGGATGTCAAAGATGCTACACCTGAAGTTATCGAGTGGTTTAAAGAAATGAAGACCAATGATATAAAAATAACGATTATTTCAAACAATGAGGAAGAACGGGTTAGTGTATTCTCAGAACCATTAGAAGCGCCTTTTGTCTTTAGTGCAAGAAAACCGCTAGTTCGTGCCTTTAACCAGACGGCTAAAAAGATGGGATTAAAAAAAGAAGAGATCGTTGTGATTGGTGATCAGCTTCTAACCGATGTTTTAGGCGGTAATTTTGCAGGTTTTCATACGATATTAGTTGTACCGATTGTGGAGACGGACGGAAAGATAACAAGATTTAACCGGATGATTGAAAGACGAATATTAAACTGGATGCGTAGAAAAGGCATGATCACTTGGGAGGAAAAGTAA
- the sda gene encoding sporulation histidine kinase inhibitor Sda produces the protein MENLSDELLIESYKKANELRLSYEFIQLMEEEMRRRSLMDYLSFPN, from the coding sequence TTGGAAAACTTATCGGATGAATTGCTAATCGAATCCTACAAAAAAGCAAATGAACTTAGACTTAGTTATGAATTTATACAGTTAATGGAAGAAGAGATGAGACGTCGTTCCTTAATGGACTATCTCAGCTTCCCGAATTGA